The genomic interval GCGGGAAAGGATCAAACTGAAAACAATGGAACACCGGCGCTTGCAATACCGCAAATACGCCGCTTAATATCTTGAACCAGATGAGCCAGATCCTCCTTTAGATCAGGCCGGTGATTGTTCCAATTTATATGACGACGGACAGTATCCGCCAAGACGCTCGGACGTTTTTATTTTTATGGTTTCCAGCCGTTTCTGGTGGATCAGGAAAAGGCCGTCGGCAAAGTTGTTCCATTGCTGGATTCTGTCGACATTTTCCTTAGCAGACTTGATCCTTTGGGCGGTAGCAGACGGGACTGAGAGCGTTAAAGCAAGAATCGCTGCGAGAACGATCAAGAAGAATTGATCATAAAGAGTCTTCGACACGGCTATTCCCCTGATTTCTTCTTAATCCAATCTCTAAAGCCGCTTTCTTTATACCCTTTTTCGACCACGTAGTCATAGACTGCTTTAAAAACTGGTGGATTAGCATAGCCCGGCATACGATAGACTTCGCCTTTTTTATCATGGAACTGTGTGGTCGGTGTGAAGGTCACCGCCATGGATTTGGCGATCTTACCCTCGGTCGACTTATTCCCCTCGAAATCGACAAAGGGTCTCTCGCCCCGCATGTCCATCTGAACGATATGAAAGTTGGCTTTGGCGACGTCCACAATCTCTTCATAGGCGAAAGCGACCTCGTGCATTTGTTTGCAATATGTACAGCCCTCTTGCTCCCACAACAGGACCAACAGCTTTCCAGAATCCATCGCCGCTTTATGGTCCTGGCGGAGGTCAAACGTTGTCGGCATGAACCAATCTTGATGATGGAATCCCTTGGGCGCATCATAGTTTGCCCGCGCCACCACAGGGAATGACAAGGCGGCGAAACCAAGACCTGCACCGAATGCACCGGTTAGAAATTTTCTACGATTCTGCATGGGAACCTTTGCCGCTTTCAAGTTGATCTTTTGTTTGTCCAGTTTAGTTTCCGCAGTATTTTGAAACAACCGTTCTACAAGCGATTTCAAGTAATTGTGATGAGAATTTTATTCCTGAAATGAAACCGATGATCACAGTGACCCTCCATATAAACTGGATGCCTGGAACATTCGGGCGTTTGCATCATCGCGGGCCAACCGCTTAAAATGGCAAACCAGAGAAATCGGATATTCCATTGGCTCAGCCGCAAACTGGTTCCAAATTTTCTGACTATATTTGCAACAAATCGGGAGACATTGCGCGCGTGCTAAAGGTTCTTACGACGATTGCCTTAAAGGGTGTACTGGAAGAATTGGCGGGTGACTTTCAGCGCCAGACAGGCCATGAATTTGCCATGACGTATGGGCCAAGTGGAACGGCCTTTGATCAGTGCCGAGGGGGGGCCGTTTACGACATTGTAATCGCCACCCCTGATACAATCGATACATTGATTTCCGAGGGTTTCGTTGTGGCCGGATCGCGAGAAAAATTTGCGACGTCTATTGTGGGCGTTGCGGTCAAGGCCGGTGCGTCCCATCCCAACATTGAAACCGTGGCAAATTTTAAACAGGCTTTGTTGGATGCGAATTCGGTCGGATATACAAATCCCGCAACGCTGGCGGCGAGTGGCGTGCATATGGCCAAGGTGCTCGACGACTTGGGTATTCTCGACGTCGTGAACGCCAAGACGACATTCGGACAAGGCGGGTCGGTAGCAGAATTTTTGATAACGGGTGAAATTGAAATTGCCTTGCAGCAAATCTGTGAGCACAGGCTGGTTGAGGGTGTGGAAATCGTTGGTCCGGTTCCTGATGCCATTCAAAAAATCACGACTCTATCGGTTGGGCTGCATGCCCAGGCGACAGAACGCGAGACCGGGACTACCGTGATAGAGTGGCTGACCTCACCTGATA from Rhodospirillaceae bacterium carries:
- a CDS encoding thioredoxin fold domain-containing protein; the encoded protein is MQNRRKFLTGAFGAGLGFAALSFPVVARANYDAPKGFHHQDWFMPTTFDLRQDHKAAMDSGKLLVLLWEQEGCTYCKQMHEVAFAYEEIVDVAKANFHIVQMDMRGERPFVDFEGNKSTEGKIAKSMAVTFTPTTQFHDKKGEVYRMPGYANPPVFKAVYDYVVEKGYKESGFRDWIKKKSGE
- a CDS encoding substrate-binding domain-containing protein gives rise to the protein MLKVLTTIALKGVLEELAGDFQRQTGHEFAMTYGPSGTAFDQCRGGAVYDIVIATPDTIDTLISEGFVVAGSREKFATSIVGVAVKAGASHPNIETVANFKQALLDANSVGYTNPATLAASGVHMAKVLDDLGILDVVNAKTTFGQGGSVAEFLITGEIEIALQQICEHRLVEGVEIVGPVPDAIQKITTLSVGLHAQATERETGTTVIEWLTSPDINSVLDRHGLFPID